The Sesamum indicum cultivar Zhongzhi No. 13 linkage group LG2, S_indicum_v1.0, whole genome shotgun sequence genome contains a region encoding:
- the LOC105155391 gene encoding mannan endo-1,4-beta-mannosidase 5-like, translating to MAFSARINNTSSVCSLLIICLFLLAFEARMSLASGFVQTRGTHFVLDNSLFLFNGFNAYWMMQVAAQPSQRYKVSNVFREAAAAGLTVCRTWAFSDGGNKLALQISPGVYDENVFQALDFVVSEAAKNKVRLILSLVNNYQDFGGRPQYVDWARNAGIRTSTDDDFYTNVVVKQYYKNHAKKVLTRINTITGVAYKDDPTIMAWELINEPRCQADYSGNTVNAWVQEMASYVKSIDNKHLLEIGMEGFYGDSITDRKQYNPGYQVGTDFIRSNLIKEIDFTTIHAYPDAWLSGQDDDGQMAFMRRWMTSHWTDSRTLLKKPMVFTEFGKSSKDPGFSIASRDSFLSAIYSNIFNLARSGGIGGGLVWQLVSEGMESYSDGYEIDLFQTPSTSSVISQQSRQMTALEHKMSRP from the exons ATGGCTTTCTCTGCAAGAATTAACAATACTAGTAGTGTATGCAGTTTGCTAATTATTTGCCTATTCTTGCTTGCATTCGAGGCAAGAATGAGTTTAGCTTCAGGATTTGTTCAAACTAGAGGAACACATTTTGTGTTGGACAATTCTTTGTTTCTCTTCAATGGATTCAACGCTTACTGGATGATGCAAGTTGCTGCACAGCCGAGCCAAAGGTACAAAGTTTCAAATGTATTTCGTGAGGCTGCGGCTGCTGGTCTCACTGTTTGTCGAACATGGGCATTTAGTGATGGAGGCAACAAATTAGCTCTTCAAATATCTCCCGGTGTCTATGATGAAAACGTCTTTCAGGCACTTGATTTTGTGGTCTCAGAGGCAGCTAAAAACAAGGTTCGCCTGATTCTGAGTTTGGTCAACAATTATCAAGATTTTGGTGGGAGACCTCAGTATGTGGATTGGGCTAGAAATGCCGGCATCCGAACTAGCACTGATGATGATTTCTACACCAATGTCGTTGTAAAGCAATACTACAAGAATCATGCAAAG AAAGTACTTACCAGAATCAACACGATCACTGGAGTTGCTTATAAAGATGATCCAACAATCATGGCTTGGGAACTCATAAATGAACCTCGCTGCCAAGCAGACTACTCTGGCAACACTGTGAat GCTTGGGTGCAAGAAATGGCCTCATATGTCAAATCCATTGACAACAAACACCTGCTGGAAATAGGCATGGAAGGGTTCTACGGAGACTCAATTACTGACAGGAAACAATACAATCCGGGCTACCAAGTCGGTACAGATTTCATTCGCAGCAATCTTATCAAGGAGATTGATTTCACAACTATTCATGCATACCCTGATGCCTG GCTATCGGGGCAGGATGATGATGGGCAGATGGCATTCATGCGAAGGTGGATGACAAGTCACTGGACGGATTCTAGGACCCTTTTGAAGAAACCAATGGTTTTCACTGAATTTGGCAAGTCGAGTAAAGATCCAGGTTTCAGCATAGCATCAAGAGACTCATTCCTCAGTGCCATATACAGTAACATTTTTAATCTTGCAAGAAGTGGAGGAATTGGAGGCGGCTTGGTTTGGCAACTTGTGTCTGAAGGAATGGAATCATACTCCGATGGATATGAAATTGATTTGTTTCAGACTCCATCAACAAGCTCTGTTATAAGCCAACAGTCACGACAAATGACAGCCCTTGAACACAAGATGAGCAGGCCATGA
- the LOC105155390 gene encoding uncharacterized protein LOC105155390, with protein sequence MRGVGGPLLCISDLLSDVGDEDSGSPQHHAPPTAVAEVSNLPATDLPKLFHENFIELNGALDGADHSWTALKPKLCSALDAANKLVDSTNYRVATLSEKFEELEQIVNRRDSAVTAAESIQGSL encoded by the exons ATGAGAGGAGTCGGGGGGCCCTTATTGTGCATCAGCGATCTGCTAAGCGACGTCGGAGACGAAGATTCGGGTTCGCCCCAGCACCACGCGCCACCTACAGCCGTCGCTGAAGTTTCCAATCTTCCGGCTACTGATCTCCCCAAGCTCTTCCAC GAAAACTTCATTGAGTTGAATGGGGCGCTTGACGGTGCGGACCACTCTTGGACAGCTCTCAAACCTAAG CTATGTTCTGCGCTGGATGCTGCAAACAAATTGGTCGACTCTACCAATTATCGTGTAGCCACTTTGTCAGAAAAGTTTGAGGAGCTTGAGCAAATTGTGAATCGGAGAGATTCTGCCGTAACAGCAGCTGAATCCATCCAAGGTTCTCTTTAA